One genomic segment of Vibrio quintilis includes these proteins:
- a CDS encoding TonB-dependent receptor domain-containing protein: protein MKYLKLSYAVAIALLSHSVFAETPQETNPEDVMVVTATTNAVSIQEAPASVSVITNKELNRLPATDISAALENVAGVNISKSTGSEPKIIIRGLHNSNSANGNYTLLLINGRRISSGETVIRGAGFDLSSIPMSAIDHIEVVRGPMSSIYGSEALGGVVNVILKQPAEDTRVSGTLTYSKPGDNHASGVAPDADGELKNAKGFISGTLVPDTLLYTASLDVSNRDGWYPDDAGDNFSPLAEQKRTGLNTGLTWLASAQDKVLLDLGYTHDHRREIDTSASKWDNIYDSKKLTGNLGHQRQWNWGTTDISYFYEHAKVHENNSHPLVAETDMTQSNHTFNGKASLPVLSNQMLTTGFETAYTNIDNDRDYSDDRSVTQNAFYLQDELGITETLKLTLSGRYTHHNQFGSNFSPRAYMVFDATDNLTLKGGYGEGFKAPTIFQSSNDFSLISCGGRCYLIGNPDLDPQTSKTYEMTAFYHQDSWQVQVTGFFNKIEDMIDRDLENHVGSSSDGKYLIHYVNIDEVETKGFEYEGEFDLSEDFYLTTNATYTRAIDQSDKSEIAYTPRWLANANLHWYASENLSLFTGINYTGQQKDSDGNSLSAYAVFTLGASYQINDQWQIKSGITNLFDKRLDHTDQDYEETETGRTYYMMLSFDM, encoded by the coding sequence ATGAAATACCTCAAATTGAGTTATGCAGTGGCCATAGCACTACTCAGCCATTCTGTTTTCGCAGAAACCCCGCAAGAGACGAATCCGGAGGATGTCATGGTTGTGACTGCAACCACGAATGCAGTTTCAATACAGGAAGCCCCAGCTTCCGTTTCTGTGATTACCAATAAAGAACTCAATCGCCTGCCAGCAACGGATATTTCCGCGGCGCTTGAAAATGTTGCCGGTGTCAATATCTCCAAAAGTACCGGGAGTGAACCAAAGATTATTATCCGCGGGCTGCATAATAGTAACTCCGCAAATGGCAACTATACGCTGCTGCTGATTAATGGCCGTCGTATCAGTTCTGGTGAAACAGTCATCCGTGGGGCCGGGTTTGACCTGTCTTCTATTCCGATGAGTGCGATTGATCATATCGAAGTGGTTCGTGGGCCGATGTCATCAATATATGGCAGTGAAGCTCTCGGCGGGGTCGTGAATGTGATCTTAAAACAACCGGCTGAAGATACACGGGTTTCCGGTACACTCACCTACAGCAAACCCGGTGATAATCATGCCAGCGGCGTCGCACCCGATGCAGATGGCGAACTGAAAAATGCCAAAGGTTTTATCAGCGGTACGCTGGTTCCGGATACACTTTTGTATACAGCCTCACTTGATGTCAGTAACAGAGATGGCTGGTATCCGGATGATGCCGGCGATAACTTTTCTCCATTAGCGGAACAGAAACGGACCGGTCTGAATACTGGCTTGACCTGGCTGGCATCAGCGCAGGATAAAGTGTTGCTGGACTTAGGCTACACCCATGATCACCGGCGGGAAATTGATACTTCGGCCAGCAAATGGGACAACATCTACGATAGTAAAAAACTGACCGGTAATCTGGGCCATCAACGCCAGTGGAACTGGGGTACAACCGATATCAGCTATTTCTACGAACATGCTAAAGTTCATGAAAACAATTCCCATCCGCTGGTTGCTGAAACTGATATGACTCAGAGTAATCATACATTCAATGGCAAGGCTTCCCTGCCAGTTCTGTCAAATCAGATGCTAACCACGGGGTTTGAGACGGCTTATACAAATATCGACAATGATCGGGATTATTCTGATGATCGTTCCGTGACACAAAATGCGTTTTACCTGCAGGATGAGCTGGGCATCACAGAGACACTAAAACTGACACTCAGCGGCAGATATACACACCATAACCAGTTTGGCAGCAACTTCAGCCCACGTGCTTATATGGTTTTTGATGCAACGGATAATCTGACGCTAAAAGGCGGTTATGGAGAAGGCTTTAAAGCCCCCACCATTTTCCAGTCATCCAACGATTTCTCTCTTATCAGCTGCGGCGGGCGCTGCTACCTGATCGGTAACCCCGACTTAGATCCGCAAACCTCAAAAACTTATGAGATGACGGCTTTCTATCATCAGGATAGCTGGCAAGTTCAGGTCACAGGATTTTTTAATAAAATCGAAGACATGATTGACCGCGATCTGGAGAACCATGTCGGCAGCAGCAGCGATGGAAAGTATCTGATTCACTACGTCAACATTGATGAAGTTGAAACAAAAGGATTTGAATATGAAGGAGAATTCGACCTGAGTGAAGACTTCTATCTGACCACAAATGCTACATATACCAGAGCAATCGATCAGTCAGATAAATCAGAGATAGCCTATACACCAAGATGGCTGGCAAATGCGAATCTTCACTGGTATGCCAGCGAGAACCTCAGTCTGTTTACCGGCATCAACTATACAGGCCAACAAAAAGACAGCGACGGAAACTCTCTTAGTGCATACGCTGTCTTTACGTTGGGTGCCAGCTATCAAATCAATGACCAGTGGCAGATCAAATCCGGCATAACCAACCTGTTTGATAAACGTCTTGACCATACCGATCAGGATTATGAAGAGACAGAAACAGGCCGGACTTACTATATGATGCTTAGTTTTGATATGTAA
- a CDS encoding EVE domain-containing protein: MAYWLFKTEPDTFSIETLREQQRSCWEGVRNYQARNMMRDEIQLGDEVLIYHSSCKQIGVAGIAKVVKTAYPDHFAFDPESDYYDPKSTPENPRWIMVDIEFVRKTERIIPLAVMKNIPELAEMPLVKKGNRLSVMPVTEDQWRTILELENGR, encoded by the coding sequence ATGGCTTATTGGTTATTCAAAACAGAACCGGATACTTTTTCGATTGAAACATTGCGTGAGCAGCAACGTTCCTGCTGGGAAGGTGTGCGAAATTATCAGGCACGAAACATGATGCGTGATGAGATCCAATTAGGTGATGAAGTGTTGATTTATCACTCTTCCTGCAAGCAGATTGGTGTTGCCGGGATTGCGAAAGTGGTGAAAACTGCTTATCCGGATCATTTCGCTTTTGATCCGGAAAGTGACTACTATGACCCAAAATCAACCCCGGAAAATCCCCGCTGGATCATGGTGGATATTGAGTTTGTGCGTAAAACAGAGCGAATTATTCCGCTGGCGGTGATGAAAAACATCCCTGAGCTGGCGGAGATGCCGTTGGTGAAGAAAGGCAACAGATTATCGGTAATGCCGGTGACGGAAGATCAGTGGCGTACAATCCTTGAACTGGAAAATGGCAGATAA
- the tnpA gene encoding IS200/IS605 family transposase, which yields MGDYRSSSHVYWRCKYHIVWTPKYRFKILKGNVGKELYRSIYILCNMKDCEVLELNVQQDHVHLVVIVPPKVSISTLMGMLKGRSAIRLFNKFPHIRKKLWGNHFWARGYFVDTVGVNEEIIRRYVRHQDKKDQEYEAQLELKMN from the coding sequence ATGGGCGACTATAGAAGTTCATCACATGTCTATTGGCGTTGTAAATACCATATAGTTTGGACGCCGAAATACAGATTCAAGATCCTGAAAGGTAACGTAGGTAAGGAGCTTTATCGCTCAATCTATATTTTATGCAATATGAAAGATTGCGAGGTCTTGGAACTAAATGTTCAGCAAGATCATGTTCATCTGGTTGTGATAGTTCCACCAAAAGTGTCTATCTCAACGTTGATGGGGATGTTGAAAGGACGTTCGGCAATCCGGTTGTTTAACAAATTCCCGCATATAAGAAAGAAGCTCTGGGGAAATCATTTTTGGGCAAGAGGTTACTTTGTCGATACGGTTGGCGTAAATGAAGAAATCATCAGACGTTACGTCAGACACCAAGATAAGAAAGATCAAGAATACGAGGCGCAGTTAGAGTTGAAGATGAACTAA
- a CDS encoding Hcp family type VI secretion system effector produces the protein MPTPCYIAIEGETQGSITSGACTADSIGDAYVEGHEDEMLVQKFDHIVTVPTDPQSGQPAGQRVHKPFKFTVNLNKAVPLLYNALTSGEKLPSVTLKWYRTSIEGKQENFFTTTLENATIVDIDCAMPHCQNPADSDYTQNVTVSLTYRKITWDHNNCGTSGADDWRKPIEA, from the coding sequence ATGCCAACTCCATGTTATATCGCGATTGAAGGCGAAACTCAGGGTTCAATTACATCAGGTGCATGTACTGCAGATTCTATCGGTGACGCATATGTTGAAGGTCACGAAGATGAGATGCTGGTTCAAAAGTTTGATCACATCGTGACTGTCCCAACTGATCCTCAGTCTGGTCAGCCTGCTGGTCAACGTGTTCACAAACCATTCAAGTTCACAGTGAACCTGAACAAAGCAGTTCCTCTGCTGTATAACGCATTAACTTCTGGTGAAAAACTGCCTTCAGTAACTCTGAAATGGTACCGTACTTCTATCGAAGGTAAGCAAGAAAACTTCTTCACGACAACACTGGAAAACGCAACAATCGTTGATATCGATTGTGCAATGCCACACTGTCAAAACCCAGCTGATTCTGACTACACTCAGAACGTTACGGTTTCTCTGACTTACCGTAAAATCACCTGGGATCACAACAACTGTGGTACTTCTGGTGCTGATGACTGGCGTAAGCCAATCGAAGCTTAA
- a CDS encoding alpha/beta hydrolase family protein, translated as MKKIVVLLTGLFFALNVMAQSGVFPQKTFDELSYGLYWFGADNQYEKADETTQSGSTFFDPSKPTLIFIHGWQPFKMAKQERFVFHNTDGDYPDIDLANLWITQGYNIGVLYWDQFADEGNVRSAEAKIWTATGKHDMRWRNSHGKYHDGPDQNVTELLLSEYLTGMANYTGHDIRIAGHSLGNQLALRLTEELAKLSDQGEIDASLVPQRVSLLDAFYSNLPKSYLNYKWIGKVIRDIAKDLKSHGIAIDSYRTSLVTSNPLVGDENRKLMNAIAFTELKTKFFDQTQIAAKHSASIWLYLWSVIYPTPPVTDNSLPGLSASSTNDEVKQWMATSDHLIQNEGGNTKEPQDNVYETAPAL; from the coding sequence ATGAAAAAAATAGTAGTACTCTTAACAGGATTATTTTTTGCACTCAACGTCATGGCACAATCCGGCGTCTTCCCACAGAAGACATTTGATGAACTTAGCTATGGCTTGTATTGGTTCGGTGCAGATAACCAATATGAGAAAGCAGATGAAACCACACAAAGCGGCTCCACTTTTTTTGACCCTTCTAAACCGACGCTGATTTTTATTCATGGCTGGCAACCTTTTAAGATGGCGAAACAAGAACGATTTGTTTTCCATAATACTGATGGTGACTATCCTGACATCGACCTTGCCAACTTGTGGATTACTCAGGGATACAACATCGGCGTTTTATACTGGGACCAGTTCGCTGATGAAGGTAATGTAAGAAGTGCAGAAGCAAAAATCTGGACTGCAACCGGAAAGCATGACATGCGCTGGAGAAACAGCCACGGAAAATATCATGACGGGCCGGATCAGAATGTCACTGAATTGCTTTTGTCTGAATATCTGACAGGTATGGCAAACTATACCGGTCATGATATCCGTATCGCCGGACACAGTCTGGGAAATCAGCTGGCGCTGCGCCTGACCGAAGAGCTGGCGAAATTATCAGATCAGGGAGAAATTGACGCGTCACTTGTTCCACAACGCGTTTCTCTGCTGGATGCTTTTTATTCCAACTTGCCTAAAAGCTATCTGAATTACAAATGGATTGGCAAAGTCATCCGGGATATTGCCAAAGACCTGAAAAGCCACGGCATTGCGATTGATTCATACCGGACATCTCTCGTCACTTCAAATCCTTTAGTTGGTGATGAAAACCGTAAGTTAATGAACGCTATCGCTTTTACCGAACTCAAAACCAAATTCTTTGACCAAACGCAAATCGCAGCAAAACACAGTGCTTCTATCTGGCTGTATCTGTGGTCAGTCATCTATCCGACTCCGCCAGTAACGGATAACTCTTTACCAGGACTGTCTGCATCTTCAACGAATGACGAAGTGAAACAGTGGATGGCGACAAGCGATCACCTGATCCAGAATGAAGGGGGCAACACCAAAGAACCACAAGATAACGTTTATGAAACTGCACCAGCGTTATAA
- a CDS encoding alpha/beta hydrolase family protein, which produces MKKIIILMTGLLFALNVMAKVGVFPKEDFDKLSYGLYWFGSNNQYEKAGDTTKDGSSYYDPSKPTLILIHGWQPFRMNSYDRFVFHESGEGSTYPDIDLANLWISQGYNIGVFYWDQFADEANVDSAEAKIWTATGKHNMRWKDGNGDYHDGPDKNVTELLLSEYLASMAGYQGKGSDIRIAGHSLGNQLALRLTEELAKLSDQGEIAQNLVPQRVSLLDAFYSNFGKSYLNSKWVGEVARDIVKDLKKRGVAIDSYRTSTVVSTIFAGDENPKLHNSVAFVEQKTKFFNQTQVAAKHSAAIWLYLWSIIYPTPSVTDNTLPGLSATSTNAEVKQWMATTDHLIQIEGGTTKEPQDNVYKTTSAL; this is translated from the coding sequence ATGAAAAAAATAATCATATTAATGACCGGATTACTCTTTGCTCTCAATGTCATGGCAAAAGTCGGGGTATTTCCAAAAGAAGATTTTGACAAGCTGAGCTATGGCCTGTATTGGTTTGGCTCGAATAACCAATATGAAAAAGCCGGTGATACAACTAAGGATGGTTCTTCTTATTATGACCCTTCTAAGCCGACCTTAATTCTGATTCATGGCTGGCAGCCTTTCAGGATGAATAGTTATGACCGGTTTGTATTTCATGAATCAGGTGAAGGCAGTACTTATCCTGATATCGATCTGGCTAACTTATGGATAAGTCAGGGTTATAACATCGGCGTATTTTACTGGGATCAATTTGCCGATGAAGCAAATGTAGACAGTGCTGAAGCAAAAATCTGGACCGCGACAGGTAAACATAACATGCGCTGGAAAGATGGCAATGGAGATTACCATGACGGGCCGGATAAAAATGTCACCGAGTTGTTGCTGTCGGAATATCTGGCAAGTATGGCCGGTTATCAGGGAAAAGGCAGCGATATCCGTATTGCCGGACATAGTCTGGGAAATCAGCTTGCTCTGCGTCTGACTGAAGAACTGGCAAAGCTATCCGATCAAGGAGAAATCGCGCAAAATCTTGTTCCGCAACGGGTATCATTGCTGGATGCATTCTATTCTAACTTCGGGAAAAGTTATCTGAATTCAAAATGGGTTGGTGAAGTCGCAAGAGATATCGTAAAAGATCTGAAGAAGCGTGGTGTTGCCATCGATTCTTACCGGACTTCAACGGTTGTATCTACCATTTTTGCCGGCGATGAAAACCCTAAACTGCATAATTCAGTTGCATTTGTTGAGCAAAAAACCAAATTCTTCAATCAAACGCAGGTTGCAGCGAAGCATAGCGCCGCTATCTGGCTTTACCTCTGGTCGATTATTTATCCTACACCATCGGTCACAGACAATACGTTACCAGGCTTATCAGCAACATCTACCAATGCTGAAGTGAAACAATGGATGGCAACCACAGATCATCTGATTCAGATTGAAGGTGGCACAACCAAAGAACCCCAGGATAATGTCTACAAAACAACATCTGCATTGTGA
- a CDS encoding DUF3630 family protein has translation MVKFCLAEYLRDDGVLILATPDFDFDSFPSLGETLVSLLSAHIKEKQTDADLHTWLIDFEGTSLFLKAEHYSGSIWLEALQREQSFEVLDYIAEIFRQEMIPIEC, from the coding sequence ATGGTTAAATTTTGTCTGGCTGAATACCTGCGGGATGACGGTGTCCTGATCCTCGCAACCCCGGATTTCGATTTTGACTCTTTTCCGTCACTGGGAGAAACCCTGGTTTCTCTTCTCTCTGCGCATATCAAAGAAAAACAAACCGATGCGGATTTACATACCTGGCTGATTGATTTTGAAGGCACTTCGCTGTTTTTGAAAGCAGAGCACTATAGCGGTTCCATCTGGCTGGAAGCGCTTCAGCGGGAACAAAGCTTCGAGGTTTTGGACTATATCGCTGAAATATTCAGGCAAGAAATGATACCCATTGAGTGCTGA
- the recQ gene encoding ATP-dependent DNA helicase RecQ, protein MTAAIIPEPDDLSIQSPQMVLQRVFGYQSFRAGQVDIIEAVLHKRDSLVIMPTGGGKSLCYQIPAIVADGITLVISPLISLMKDQVDQLVANGVAAACLNSSMTKEALMQVYQQISRGELKLLYVSPERVLMADFMERLNHLDLALVAVDEAHCISQWGHDFRPEYAALGQLKQNFPQVPFIALTATADEATRQDICQRLNLDQPYTYLGSFDRPNIRYMLVEKHKPVSQVIRFLGTQKGQCGIIYCGSRKKVEMLTEKLCQNHYRAAGYHAGMDVEERTYVQEAFQRDDVQIVVATVAFGMGINKSNVRFVMHFDIPRNIESYYQETGRAGRDGLPAEAVMLYDPSDINWLRRMLDEKPEGQQKLVETHKLNAMTAFAEAQTCRRQVLLHYFGELRKQPCGNCDVCLDPPKRFDATEAAQKALSCVYRVNQSFGIGYVVEVLRGMQTSRIRENGHDQLSTYGLGRDHSHDYWVSIFRQLIHKGFLQQNITRNSTLQLTEEARPLLRGEVELELAVPRLDMANRSSKSEKLASKHYDRQLFAKLRKLRKSIADEDDIPPYVVFSDATLIDMAEILPTSYGEMLAVNGVGQRKLEKYADPFLDLIQEHLTYHG, encoded by the coding sequence ATGACAGCAGCTATTATCCCTGAACCAGACGACCTGAGCATTCAGTCACCACAAATGGTGCTGCAGCGTGTGTTTGGTTATCAGTCTTTCCGGGCGGGTCAGGTGGATATCATTGAGGCGGTGCTGCACAAGCGGGATAGTCTGGTGATTATGCCGACCGGTGGCGGAAAATCTCTTTGCTATCAAATTCCGGCGATTGTTGCTGATGGCATCACACTGGTGATTTCTCCGCTGATTTCTTTGATGAAAGATCAGGTTGACCAGCTGGTTGCCAATGGTGTCGCTGCTGCCTGTCTGAATTCATCGATGACGAAAGAAGCCCTGATGCAGGTTTATCAGCAAATCTCGCGCGGAGAACTCAAGCTATTGTATGTGTCGCCGGAACGGGTACTGATGGCTGACTTTATGGAACGGCTGAATCATCTGGATCTGGCGCTGGTTGCTGTGGATGAGGCTCATTGTATTTCCCAGTGGGGGCATGATTTCAGACCTGAGTATGCTGCACTGGGGCAACTGAAACAGAATTTTCCTCAGGTGCCGTTTATCGCATTAACTGCGACTGCTGATGAAGCGACCCGCCAGGATATTTGTCAGCGTTTGAATTTGGACCAGCCATATACATATCTGGGGAGTTTCGATCGGCCAAACATTCGTTATATGCTGGTAGAAAAGCATAAGCCGGTCTCTCAGGTCATTCGTTTTCTCGGAACACAGAAAGGGCAGTGCGGCATTATTTATTGTGGCAGCCGGAAGAAAGTTGAAATGCTGACAGAAAAGCTGTGTCAGAATCATTACCGGGCTGCGGGTTACCATGCCGGCATGGATGTGGAAGAACGTACTTATGTGCAGGAAGCTTTCCAGCGGGATGATGTTCAGATTGTGGTTGCAACTGTGGCTTTCGGCATGGGAATCAATAAGTCCAATGTCCGCTTTGTGATGCATTTTGATATTCCACGTAATATTGAATCTTACTATCAGGAGACCGGCCGTGCCGGCAGAGATGGATTACCTGCTGAAGCTGTCATGTTGTATGATCCATCTGATATAAACTGGCTGCGCCGGATGCTGGATGAGAAACCAGAAGGTCAGCAAAAGCTGGTGGAAACGCATAAACTAAATGCGATGACAGCCTTTGCAGAGGCACAAACATGTCGCCGTCAGGTGTTGCTGCATTACTTTGGTGAGCTCCGGAAGCAGCCATGCGGGAATTGTGATGTTTGCCTCGATCCTCCCAAACGTTTTGATGCGACTGAAGCGGCACAAAAAGCCTTATCCTGCGTTTACCGGGTAAATCAGAGTTTTGGGATCGGCTATGTGGTTGAAGTATTGCGGGGAATGCAAACCAGCCGTATCCGGGAAAACGGACACGATCAGCTATCGACTTATGGTCTTGGCCGGGATCACAGCCATGATTATTGGGTGAGTATATTCCGGCAGCTGATTCACAAAGGTTTTTTACAGCAAAACATCACCCGGAATTCGACGCTGCAACTGACGGAAGAAGCCCGGCCACTGCTTCGTGGAGAAGTTGAACTTGAATTGGCTGTTCCACGTCTGGATATGGCAAACCGGTCTTCAAAATCGGAGAAACTCGCCAGCAAACATTATGATCGTCAGTTGTTTGCCAAGCTCCGGAAACTAAGAAAGTCGATTGCAGATGAAGATGACATTCCACCTTATGTTGTTTTCAGTGATGCCACATTGATTGATATGGCTGAGATTCTGCCAACTTCTTATGGTGAGATGCTTGCTGTCAATGGTGTCGGGCAGCGCAAGCTGGAAAAATATGCCGATCCGTTTCTGGATCTGATTCAGGAGCATTTAACGTATCATGGTTAA